A window from Mustela erminea isolate mMusErm1 chromosome 17, mMusErm1.Pri, whole genome shotgun sequence encodes these proteins:
- the SCYL3 gene encoding protein-associating with the carboxyl-terminal domain of ezrin isoform X2 → MGSESSALKSYRLEEPPFTLPSGLAVYAAVLQDGRCASVFVYKRENEDKVNKAAKHLKTLRHPCLLRFLSCTVEADGIHLVTERVQPLEVALETLSSAEVCAGIYDILLALIFLHDRGHLTHNNVCSSSVFVSEDGHWKLGGMETVCKVPQATPEFLRSIQSVRDPASIPPEEMSPEFTTLPESHGHARDAYAFGTLVESLLTILSRQVSADVLSSLQQTLHSALLNPLPKCRPALRTLLSHDFFRNDFLEVVNFLKSLTLKSEEEKTEFFKFLLDRVSGLSEELIASRLVPLLLNQLVFAEPVAVKSFLPHLLGPKKDSAPGEPSRLLSPALFQSRVIPVLLRLFEVHEEHVRMVLLSHLEAYVGHFTQEQLKKVILPQVLLGLRDTSDSIVAITLHSLAVLVSLLGPEVVVGGERTKIFKRTAPSFTKTVDLSPEDSPPHVVCSQQRPMAPVLENPSSGVFPKCLSSGSMPISKKHIQQACYNPLLQTGDQFPQPITFPMNGLSDVKNTSGDRENFPSSSKKSEEWPDWSEPEEPENKAVSIRVCPTESYDASTSPLADVQAEEAWDDLEPGSLDAEPSAGGGGPAVPPGASGEQEALPTLLSLTEESEPWKPSLPQKTGLAQSRDDPDQTKPPKVSSQERRLTPSSELGLGEEFTIQVKKKPVPDPELDWFADMIPEIKPSAALLILPELRTEMMVSDKDDVSPVMQFSSKFAAAEMTEGESAGWGDEGELNWEDNNW, encoded by the exons CATTTGAAGACACTCCGTCACCCTTGCCTGCTGAGATTTTTATCTTGCACTGTGGAGGCAGATGGGATTCATCTAGTCACTGAGCGAGTGCAGCCTCTGGAAGTGGCTTTAGAAACGCTGTCTTCCGCTGAGGTCTGTGCGGGCATCTACGACATCCTGCTGGCTCTCATCTTCCTTCACGACAGA GGACACCTAACGCACAACAATGTCTGCTCGTCGTCTGTGTTTGTGAGCGAGGACGGGCACTGGAAGCTGGGAGGGATGGAGACGGTCTGCAAAGTTCCTCAGGCCACACCCGAG TTTCTGAGGAGTATTCAGTCAGTCAGAGACCCAGCATCTATCCCTCCTGAAGAGATG TCTCCAGAATTCACGACCCTGCCCGAGTCACACGGACATGCCCGGGACGCCTATGCATTTGGGACCCTGGTGGAAAGTCTGCTCACAATCTTAAGCAGACAGG TTTCAGCGGACGTTCTCTCCAGCTTGCAACAGACCTTGCACTCAGCCTTGCTGAATCCCCTTCCAAAATGTCGGCCAGCGCTCCGCACCTTACTGTCCCATGACTTCTTCAG GAATGATTTTCTAGAAGTTGTGAATTTCTTGAAAAGTTTAACATTGAAGAGTGAAGAGGAGAAAACGGAATTTTTCAA gTTCCTGCTGGACAGAGTCAGCGGCCTGTCGGAGGAGCTGATAGCCTCGCGGTTGGTGCCGCTGCTGCTTAATCAGCTGGTGTTTGCGGAGCCCGTCGCTGTTAAGAGTTTTCTTCCTCATCTGCTCGGCCCCAAAAAAG ACAGTGCGCCGGGGGAGCCGTCTCGTCTGCTGTCGCCGGCCCTGTTCCAGTCGCGGGTGATCCCGGTGCTGCTGCGGCTGTTCGAGGTGCACGAGGAGCACGTGCGGATGGTGCTGCTGTCCCACCTGGAGGCCTACGTGGGGCACTTCACCCAGGAGCAGCTGAAGAAAGTCATCCTGCCGCAG GTGTTACTGGGCTTGCGTGATACCAGCGATTCCATTGTGGCCATTACTCTTCACAGCCTGGCAGTGCTGGTGTCTCTACTTGGACCAGAGGTGGTTGTGGGAGGAGAAAGAACCAAGATCTTCAAACGCACTGCCCCAAGTTTTACTAAAACGGTCGACCTTTCCCCGGAAG atTCTCCCCCACACGTCGTCTGTAGCCAGCAGCGTCCGATGGCACCAGTCTTGGAGAACCCCTCCTCTGGCGTATTCCCTAAATGTCTCTCTTCTGGCAGCATGCCCATCAGCAAGAAGCACATACAACAAGCTTGCTACAATCCTCTTTTACAGACAG GTGATCAGTTTCCTCAGCCTATTACATTTCCCATGAATGGACTCTCAGATGTGAAAAATACCTCAGGAGATCGTGAGAACTTCCCATCAAGTTCTAAAAAGTCTGAGGAGTGGCCTGACTGGAGCGAGCCCGAGGAGCCTGAAAACAAAGCTGTCAGCATCCGGGTTTGTCCTACAGAATCCTACGATGCCTCCACATCCCCGCTGGCTGACGTGCAGGCGGAGGAGGCGTGGGACGACCTGGAGCCTGGCAGCTTGGATGCTGAGCCTAGCGCGGGAGGTGGAGGCCCAGCTGTCCCCCCGGGTGCCTCTGGGGAACAGGAGGCTCTTCCTACTTTGCTTTCACTCACTGAAGAGTCCGAGCCTTGGAAACCGAGTCTACCCCAAAAGACTGGTCTTGCACAAAGCAGGGATGACCCAGACCAAACCAAGCCACCAAAAGTGTCATCACAAGAAAGGCGCCTCACGCCTTCATCAGAACTTGGTTTAGGAGAAGAGTTCACCATTCAGGTAAAAAAGAAGCCAGTCCCAGATCCAGAGTTGGACTGGTTTGCCGATATGATTCCAGAAATTAAGCCTTCAGCTGCTCTTCTTATTTTGCCTGAACTGAGGACAGAAATGATGGTTTCTGACAAGGATGACGTCTCACCAGTGATGCAGTTTTCCTCGAAATTTGCTGCAGCAGAGATGACTGAG GGAGAGTCTGCAGGCTGGGGAGACGAAGGGGAGCTGAACTGGGAAGATAATAACTGGTGA
- the SCYL3 gene encoding protein-associating with the carboxyl-terminal domain of ezrin isoform X5: MGSESSALKSYRLEEPPFTLPSGLAVYAAVLQDGRCASVFVYKRENEDKVNKAAKHLKTLRHPCLLRFLSCTVEADGIHLVTERVQPLEVALETLSSAEVCAGIYDILLALIFLHDRGHLTHNNVCSSSVFVSEDGHWKLGGMETVCKVPQATPEFLRSIQSVRDPASIPPEEMSPEFTTLPESHGHARDAYAFGTLVESLLTILSRQVSADVLSSLQQTLHSALLNPLPKCRPALRTLLSHDFFRNDFLEVVNFLKSLTLKSEEEKTEFFKFLLDRVSGLSEELIASRLVPLLLNQLVFAEPVAVKSFLPHLLGPKKDSAPGEPSRLLSPALFQSRVIPVLLRLFEVHEEHVRMVLLSHLEAYVGHFTQEQLKKVILPQVLLGLRDTSDSIVAITLHSLAVLVSLLGPEVVVGGERTKIFKRTAPSFTKTVDLSPEGDQFPQPITFPMNGLSDVKNTSGDRENFPSSSKKSEEWPDWSEPEEPENKAVSIRVCPTESYDASTSPLADVQAEEAWDDLEPGSLDAEPSAGGGGPAVPPGASGEQEALPTLLSLTEESEPWKPSLPQKTGLAQSRDDPDQTKPPKVSSQERRLTPSSELGLGEEFTIQVKKKPVPDPELDWFADMIPEIKPSAALLILPELRTEMMVSDKDDVSPVMQFSSKFAAAEMTEGESAGWGDEGELNWEDNNW; the protein is encoded by the exons CATTTGAAGACACTCCGTCACCCTTGCCTGCTGAGATTTTTATCTTGCACTGTGGAGGCAGATGGGATTCATCTAGTCACTGAGCGAGTGCAGCCTCTGGAAGTGGCTTTAGAAACGCTGTCTTCCGCTGAGGTCTGTGCGGGCATCTACGACATCCTGCTGGCTCTCATCTTCCTTCACGACAGA GGACACCTAACGCACAACAATGTCTGCTCGTCGTCTGTGTTTGTGAGCGAGGACGGGCACTGGAAGCTGGGAGGGATGGAGACGGTCTGCAAAGTTCCTCAGGCCACACCCGAG TTTCTGAGGAGTATTCAGTCAGTCAGAGACCCAGCATCTATCCCTCCTGAAGAGATG TCTCCAGAATTCACGACCCTGCCCGAGTCACACGGACATGCCCGGGACGCCTATGCATTTGGGACCCTGGTGGAAAGTCTGCTCACAATCTTAAGCAGACAGG TTTCAGCGGACGTTCTCTCCAGCTTGCAACAGACCTTGCACTCAGCCTTGCTGAATCCCCTTCCAAAATGTCGGCCAGCGCTCCGCACCTTACTGTCCCATGACTTCTTCAG GAATGATTTTCTAGAAGTTGTGAATTTCTTGAAAAGTTTAACATTGAAGAGTGAAGAGGAGAAAACGGAATTTTTCAA gTTCCTGCTGGACAGAGTCAGCGGCCTGTCGGAGGAGCTGATAGCCTCGCGGTTGGTGCCGCTGCTGCTTAATCAGCTGGTGTTTGCGGAGCCCGTCGCTGTTAAGAGTTTTCTTCCTCATCTGCTCGGCCCCAAAAAAG ACAGTGCGCCGGGGGAGCCGTCTCGTCTGCTGTCGCCGGCCCTGTTCCAGTCGCGGGTGATCCCGGTGCTGCTGCGGCTGTTCGAGGTGCACGAGGAGCACGTGCGGATGGTGCTGCTGTCCCACCTGGAGGCCTACGTGGGGCACTTCACCCAGGAGCAGCTGAAGAAAGTCATCCTGCCGCAG GTGTTACTGGGCTTGCGTGATACCAGCGATTCCATTGTGGCCATTACTCTTCACAGCCTGGCAGTGCTGGTGTCTCTACTTGGACCAGAGGTGGTTGTGGGAGGAGAAAGAACCAAGATCTTCAAACGCACTGCCCCAAGTTTTACTAAAACGGTCGACCTTTCCCCGGAAG GTGATCAGTTTCCTCAGCCTATTACATTTCCCATGAATGGACTCTCAGATGTGAAAAATACCTCAGGAGATCGTGAGAACTTCCCATCAAGTTCTAAAAAGTCTGAGGAGTGGCCTGACTGGAGCGAGCCCGAGGAGCCTGAAAACAAAGCTGTCAGCATCCGGGTTTGTCCTACAGAATCCTACGATGCCTCCACATCCCCGCTGGCTGACGTGCAGGCGGAGGAGGCGTGGGACGACCTGGAGCCTGGCAGCTTGGATGCTGAGCCTAGCGCGGGAGGTGGAGGCCCAGCTGTCCCCCCGGGTGCCTCTGGGGAACAGGAGGCTCTTCCTACTTTGCTTTCACTCACTGAAGAGTCCGAGCCTTGGAAACCGAGTCTACCCCAAAAGACTGGTCTTGCACAAAGCAGGGATGACCCAGACCAAACCAAGCCACCAAAAGTGTCATCACAAGAAAGGCGCCTCACGCCTTCATCAGAACTTGGTTTAGGAGAAGAGTTCACCATTCAGGTAAAAAAGAAGCCAGTCCCAGATCCAGAGTTGGACTGGTTTGCCGATATGATTCCAGAAATTAAGCCTTCAGCTGCTCTTCTTATTTTGCCTGAACTGAGGACAGAAATGATGGTTTCTGACAAGGATGACGTCTCACCAGTGATGCAGTTTTCCTCGAAATTTGCTGCAGCAGAGATGACTGAG GGAGAGTCTGCAGGCTGGGGAGACGAAGGGGAGCTGAACTGGGAAGATAATAACTGGTGA
- the SCYL3 gene encoding protein-associating with the carboxyl-terminal domain of ezrin isoform X3: protein MGSESSALKSYRLEEPPFTLPSGLAVYAAVLQDGRCASVFVYKRENEDKVNKAAKHLKTLRHPCLLRFLSCTVEADGIHLVTERVQPLEVALETLSSAEVCAGIYDILLALIFLHDRGHLTHNNVCSSSVFVSEDGHWKLGGMETVCKVPQATPESPEFTTLPESHGHARDAYAFGTLVESLLTILSRQVSADVLSSLQQTLHSALLNPLPKCRPALRTLLSHDFFRNDFLEVVNFLKSLTLKSEEEKTEFFKFLLDRVSGLSEELIASRLVPLLLNQLVFAEPVAVKSFLPHLLGPKKDSAPGEPSRLLSPALFQSRVIPVLLRLFEVHEEHVRMVLLSHLEAYVGHFTQEQLKKVILPQVLLGLRDTSDSIVAITLHSLAVLVSLLGPEVVVGGERTKIFKRTAPSFTKTVDLSPEDSPPHVVCSQQRPMAPVLENPSSGVFPKCLSSGSMPISKKHIQQACYNPLLQTGSVHVPTGDQFPQPITFPMNGLSDVKNTSGDRENFPSSSKKSEEWPDWSEPEEPENKAVSIRVCPTESYDASTSPLADVQAEEAWDDLEPGSLDAEPSAGGGGPAVPPGASGEQEALPTLLSLTEESEPWKPSLPQKTGLAQSRDDPDQTKPPKVSSQERRLTPSSELGLGEEFTIQVKKKPVPDPELDWFADMIPEIKPSAALLILPELRTEMMVSDKDDVSPVMQFSSKFAAAEMTEGESAGWGDEGELNWEDNNW, encoded by the exons CATTTGAAGACACTCCGTCACCCTTGCCTGCTGAGATTTTTATCTTGCACTGTGGAGGCAGATGGGATTCATCTAGTCACTGAGCGAGTGCAGCCTCTGGAAGTGGCTTTAGAAACGCTGTCTTCCGCTGAGGTCTGTGCGGGCATCTACGACATCCTGCTGGCTCTCATCTTCCTTCACGACAGA GGACACCTAACGCACAACAATGTCTGCTCGTCGTCTGTGTTTGTGAGCGAGGACGGGCACTGGAAGCTGGGAGGGATGGAGACGGTCTGCAAAGTTCCTCAGGCCACACCCGAG TCTCCAGAATTCACGACCCTGCCCGAGTCACACGGACATGCCCGGGACGCCTATGCATTTGGGACCCTGGTGGAAAGTCTGCTCACAATCTTAAGCAGACAGG TTTCAGCGGACGTTCTCTCCAGCTTGCAACAGACCTTGCACTCAGCCTTGCTGAATCCCCTTCCAAAATGTCGGCCAGCGCTCCGCACCTTACTGTCCCATGACTTCTTCAG GAATGATTTTCTAGAAGTTGTGAATTTCTTGAAAAGTTTAACATTGAAGAGTGAAGAGGAGAAAACGGAATTTTTCAA gTTCCTGCTGGACAGAGTCAGCGGCCTGTCGGAGGAGCTGATAGCCTCGCGGTTGGTGCCGCTGCTGCTTAATCAGCTGGTGTTTGCGGAGCCCGTCGCTGTTAAGAGTTTTCTTCCTCATCTGCTCGGCCCCAAAAAAG ACAGTGCGCCGGGGGAGCCGTCTCGTCTGCTGTCGCCGGCCCTGTTCCAGTCGCGGGTGATCCCGGTGCTGCTGCGGCTGTTCGAGGTGCACGAGGAGCACGTGCGGATGGTGCTGCTGTCCCACCTGGAGGCCTACGTGGGGCACTTCACCCAGGAGCAGCTGAAGAAAGTCATCCTGCCGCAG GTGTTACTGGGCTTGCGTGATACCAGCGATTCCATTGTGGCCATTACTCTTCACAGCCTGGCAGTGCTGGTGTCTCTACTTGGACCAGAGGTGGTTGTGGGAGGAGAAAGAACCAAGATCTTCAAACGCACTGCCCCAAGTTTTACTAAAACGGTCGACCTTTCCCCGGAAG atTCTCCCCCACACGTCGTCTGTAGCCAGCAGCGTCCGATGGCACCAGTCTTGGAGAACCCCTCCTCTGGCGTATTCCCTAAATGTCTCTCTTCTGGCAGCATGCCCATCAGCAAGAAGCACATACAACAAGCTTGCTACAATCCTCTTTTACAGACAG GTTCTGTACATGTCCCCACAGGTGATCAGTTTCCTCAGCCTATTACATTTCCCATGAATGGACTCTCAGATGTGAAAAATACCTCAGGAGATCGTGAGAACTTCCCATCAAGTTCTAAAAAGTCTGAGGAGTGGCCTGACTGGAGCGAGCCCGAGGAGCCTGAAAACAAAGCTGTCAGCATCCGGGTTTGTCCTACAGAATCCTACGATGCCTCCACATCCCCGCTGGCTGACGTGCAGGCGGAGGAGGCGTGGGACGACCTGGAGCCTGGCAGCTTGGATGCTGAGCCTAGCGCGGGAGGTGGAGGCCCAGCTGTCCCCCCGGGTGCCTCTGGGGAACAGGAGGCTCTTCCTACTTTGCTTTCACTCACTGAAGAGTCCGAGCCTTGGAAACCGAGTCTACCCCAAAAGACTGGTCTTGCACAAAGCAGGGATGACCCAGACCAAACCAAGCCACCAAAAGTGTCATCACAAGAAAGGCGCCTCACGCCTTCATCAGAACTTGGTTTAGGAGAAGAGTTCACCATTCAGGTAAAAAAGAAGCCAGTCCCAGATCCAGAGTTGGACTGGTTTGCCGATATGATTCCAGAAATTAAGCCTTCAGCTGCTCTTCTTATTTTGCCTGAACTGAGGACAGAAATGATGGTTTCTGACAAGGATGACGTCTCACCAGTGATGCAGTTTTCCTCGAAATTTGCTGCAGCAGAGATGACTGAG GGAGAGTCTGCAGGCTGGGGAGACGAAGGGGAGCTGAACTGGGAAGATAATAACTGGTGA
- the SCYL3 gene encoding protein-associating with the carboxyl-terminal domain of ezrin isoform X1: MGSESSALKSYRLEEPPFTLPSGLAVYAAVLQDGRCASVFVYKRENEDKVNKAAKHLKTLRHPCLLRFLSCTVEADGIHLVTERVQPLEVALETLSSAEVCAGIYDILLALIFLHDRGHLTHNNVCSSSVFVSEDGHWKLGGMETVCKVPQATPEFLRSIQSVRDPASIPPEEMSPEFTTLPESHGHARDAYAFGTLVESLLTILSRQVSADVLSSLQQTLHSALLNPLPKCRPALRTLLSHDFFRNDFLEVVNFLKSLTLKSEEEKTEFFKFLLDRVSGLSEELIASRLVPLLLNQLVFAEPVAVKSFLPHLLGPKKDSAPGEPSRLLSPALFQSRVIPVLLRLFEVHEEHVRMVLLSHLEAYVGHFTQEQLKKVILPQVLLGLRDTSDSIVAITLHSLAVLVSLLGPEVVVGGERTKIFKRTAPSFTKTVDLSPEDSPPHVVCSQQRPMAPVLENPSSGVFPKCLSSGSMPISKKHIQQACYNPLLQTGSVHVPTGDQFPQPITFPMNGLSDVKNTSGDRENFPSSSKKSEEWPDWSEPEEPENKAVSIRVCPTESYDASTSPLADVQAEEAWDDLEPGSLDAEPSAGGGGPAVPPGASGEQEALPTLLSLTEESEPWKPSLPQKTGLAQSRDDPDQTKPPKVSSQERRLTPSSELGLGEEFTIQVKKKPVPDPELDWFADMIPEIKPSAALLILPELRTEMMVSDKDDVSPVMQFSSKFAAAEMTEGESAGWGDEGELNWEDNNW, translated from the exons CATTTGAAGACACTCCGTCACCCTTGCCTGCTGAGATTTTTATCTTGCACTGTGGAGGCAGATGGGATTCATCTAGTCACTGAGCGAGTGCAGCCTCTGGAAGTGGCTTTAGAAACGCTGTCTTCCGCTGAGGTCTGTGCGGGCATCTACGACATCCTGCTGGCTCTCATCTTCCTTCACGACAGA GGACACCTAACGCACAACAATGTCTGCTCGTCGTCTGTGTTTGTGAGCGAGGACGGGCACTGGAAGCTGGGAGGGATGGAGACGGTCTGCAAAGTTCCTCAGGCCACACCCGAG TTTCTGAGGAGTATTCAGTCAGTCAGAGACCCAGCATCTATCCCTCCTGAAGAGATG TCTCCAGAATTCACGACCCTGCCCGAGTCACACGGACATGCCCGGGACGCCTATGCATTTGGGACCCTGGTGGAAAGTCTGCTCACAATCTTAAGCAGACAGG TTTCAGCGGACGTTCTCTCCAGCTTGCAACAGACCTTGCACTCAGCCTTGCTGAATCCCCTTCCAAAATGTCGGCCAGCGCTCCGCACCTTACTGTCCCATGACTTCTTCAG GAATGATTTTCTAGAAGTTGTGAATTTCTTGAAAAGTTTAACATTGAAGAGTGAAGAGGAGAAAACGGAATTTTTCAA gTTCCTGCTGGACAGAGTCAGCGGCCTGTCGGAGGAGCTGATAGCCTCGCGGTTGGTGCCGCTGCTGCTTAATCAGCTGGTGTTTGCGGAGCCCGTCGCTGTTAAGAGTTTTCTTCCTCATCTGCTCGGCCCCAAAAAAG ACAGTGCGCCGGGGGAGCCGTCTCGTCTGCTGTCGCCGGCCCTGTTCCAGTCGCGGGTGATCCCGGTGCTGCTGCGGCTGTTCGAGGTGCACGAGGAGCACGTGCGGATGGTGCTGCTGTCCCACCTGGAGGCCTACGTGGGGCACTTCACCCAGGAGCAGCTGAAGAAAGTCATCCTGCCGCAG GTGTTACTGGGCTTGCGTGATACCAGCGATTCCATTGTGGCCATTACTCTTCACAGCCTGGCAGTGCTGGTGTCTCTACTTGGACCAGAGGTGGTTGTGGGAGGAGAAAGAACCAAGATCTTCAAACGCACTGCCCCAAGTTTTACTAAAACGGTCGACCTTTCCCCGGAAG atTCTCCCCCACACGTCGTCTGTAGCCAGCAGCGTCCGATGGCACCAGTCTTGGAGAACCCCTCCTCTGGCGTATTCCCTAAATGTCTCTCTTCTGGCAGCATGCCCATCAGCAAGAAGCACATACAACAAGCTTGCTACAATCCTCTTTTACAGACAG GTTCTGTACATGTCCCCACAGGTGATCAGTTTCCTCAGCCTATTACATTTCCCATGAATGGACTCTCAGATGTGAAAAATACCTCAGGAGATCGTGAGAACTTCCCATCAAGTTCTAAAAAGTCTGAGGAGTGGCCTGACTGGAGCGAGCCCGAGGAGCCTGAAAACAAAGCTGTCAGCATCCGGGTTTGTCCTACAGAATCCTACGATGCCTCCACATCCCCGCTGGCTGACGTGCAGGCGGAGGAGGCGTGGGACGACCTGGAGCCTGGCAGCTTGGATGCTGAGCCTAGCGCGGGAGGTGGAGGCCCAGCTGTCCCCCCGGGTGCCTCTGGGGAACAGGAGGCTCTTCCTACTTTGCTTTCACTCACTGAAGAGTCCGAGCCTTGGAAACCGAGTCTACCCCAAAAGACTGGTCTTGCACAAAGCAGGGATGACCCAGACCAAACCAAGCCACCAAAAGTGTCATCACAAGAAAGGCGCCTCACGCCTTCATCAGAACTTGGTTTAGGAGAAGAGTTCACCATTCAGGTAAAAAAGAAGCCAGTCCCAGATCCAGAGTTGGACTGGTTTGCCGATATGATTCCAGAAATTAAGCCTTCAGCTGCTCTTCTTATTTTGCCTGAACTGAGGACAGAAATGATGGTTTCTGACAAGGATGACGTCTCACCAGTGATGCAGTTTTCCTCGAAATTTGCTGCAGCAGAGATGACTGAG GGAGAGTCTGCAGGCTGGGGAGACGAAGGGGAGCTGAACTGGGAAGATAATAACTGGTGA
- the SCYL3 gene encoding protein-associating with the carboxyl-terminal domain of ezrin isoform X4, with protein MGSESSALKSYRLEEPPFTLPSGLAVYAAVLQDGRCASVFVYKRENEDKVNKAAKHLKTLRHPCLLRFLSCTVEADGIHLVTERVQPLEVALETLSSAEVCAGIYDILLALIFLHDRGHLTHNNVCSSSVFVSEDGHWKLGGMETVCKVPQATPEFLRSIQSVRDPASIPPEEMSPEFTTLPESHGHARDAYAFGTLVESLLTILSRQVSADVLSSLQQTLHSALLNPLPKCRPALRTLLSHDFFRNDFLEVVNFLKSLTLKSEEEKTEFFKFLLDRVSGLSEELIASRLVPLLLNQLVFAEPVAVKSFLPHLLGPKKDSAPGEPSRLLSPALFQSRVIPVLLRLFEVHEEHVRMVLLSHLEAYVGHFTQEQLKKVILPQVLLGLRDTSDSIVAITLHSLAVLVSLLGPEVVVGGERTKIFKRTAPSFTKTVDLSPEGSVHVPTGDQFPQPITFPMNGLSDVKNTSGDRENFPSSSKKSEEWPDWSEPEEPENKAVSIRVCPTESYDASTSPLADVQAEEAWDDLEPGSLDAEPSAGGGGPAVPPGASGEQEALPTLLSLTEESEPWKPSLPQKTGLAQSRDDPDQTKPPKVSSQERRLTPSSELGLGEEFTIQVKKKPVPDPELDWFADMIPEIKPSAALLILPELRTEMMVSDKDDVSPVMQFSSKFAAAEMTEGESAGWGDEGELNWEDNNW; from the exons CATTTGAAGACACTCCGTCACCCTTGCCTGCTGAGATTTTTATCTTGCACTGTGGAGGCAGATGGGATTCATCTAGTCACTGAGCGAGTGCAGCCTCTGGAAGTGGCTTTAGAAACGCTGTCTTCCGCTGAGGTCTGTGCGGGCATCTACGACATCCTGCTGGCTCTCATCTTCCTTCACGACAGA GGACACCTAACGCACAACAATGTCTGCTCGTCGTCTGTGTTTGTGAGCGAGGACGGGCACTGGAAGCTGGGAGGGATGGAGACGGTCTGCAAAGTTCCTCAGGCCACACCCGAG TTTCTGAGGAGTATTCAGTCAGTCAGAGACCCAGCATCTATCCCTCCTGAAGAGATG TCTCCAGAATTCACGACCCTGCCCGAGTCACACGGACATGCCCGGGACGCCTATGCATTTGGGACCCTGGTGGAAAGTCTGCTCACAATCTTAAGCAGACAGG TTTCAGCGGACGTTCTCTCCAGCTTGCAACAGACCTTGCACTCAGCCTTGCTGAATCCCCTTCCAAAATGTCGGCCAGCGCTCCGCACCTTACTGTCCCATGACTTCTTCAG GAATGATTTTCTAGAAGTTGTGAATTTCTTGAAAAGTTTAACATTGAAGAGTGAAGAGGAGAAAACGGAATTTTTCAA gTTCCTGCTGGACAGAGTCAGCGGCCTGTCGGAGGAGCTGATAGCCTCGCGGTTGGTGCCGCTGCTGCTTAATCAGCTGGTGTTTGCGGAGCCCGTCGCTGTTAAGAGTTTTCTTCCTCATCTGCTCGGCCCCAAAAAAG ACAGTGCGCCGGGGGAGCCGTCTCGTCTGCTGTCGCCGGCCCTGTTCCAGTCGCGGGTGATCCCGGTGCTGCTGCGGCTGTTCGAGGTGCACGAGGAGCACGTGCGGATGGTGCTGCTGTCCCACCTGGAGGCCTACGTGGGGCACTTCACCCAGGAGCAGCTGAAGAAAGTCATCCTGCCGCAG GTGTTACTGGGCTTGCGTGATACCAGCGATTCCATTGTGGCCATTACTCTTCACAGCCTGGCAGTGCTGGTGTCTCTACTTGGACCAGAGGTGGTTGTGGGAGGAGAAAGAACCAAGATCTTCAAACGCACTGCCCCAAGTTTTACTAAAACGGTCGACCTTTCCCCGGAAG GTTCTGTACATGTCCCCACAGGTGATCAGTTTCCTCAGCCTATTACATTTCCCATGAATGGACTCTCAGATGTGAAAAATACCTCAGGAGATCGTGAGAACTTCCCATCAAGTTCTAAAAAGTCTGAGGAGTGGCCTGACTGGAGCGAGCCCGAGGAGCCTGAAAACAAAGCTGTCAGCATCCGGGTTTGTCCTACAGAATCCTACGATGCCTCCACATCCCCGCTGGCTGACGTGCAGGCGGAGGAGGCGTGGGACGACCTGGAGCCTGGCAGCTTGGATGCTGAGCCTAGCGCGGGAGGTGGAGGCCCAGCTGTCCCCCCGGGTGCCTCTGGGGAACAGGAGGCTCTTCCTACTTTGCTTTCACTCACTGAAGAGTCCGAGCCTTGGAAACCGAGTCTACCCCAAAAGACTGGTCTTGCACAAAGCAGGGATGACCCAGACCAAACCAAGCCACCAAAAGTGTCATCACAAGAAAGGCGCCTCACGCCTTCATCAGAACTTGGTTTAGGAGAAGAGTTCACCATTCAGGTAAAAAAGAAGCCAGTCCCAGATCCAGAGTTGGACTGGTTTGCCGATATGATTCCAGAAATTAAGCCTTCAGCTGCTCTTCTTATTTTGCCTGAACTGAGGACAGAAATGATGGTTTCTGACAAGGATGACGTCTCACCAGTGATGCAGTTTTCCTCGAAATTTGCTGCAGCAGAGATGACTGAG GGAGAGTCTGCAGGCTGGGGAGACGAAGGGGAGCTGAACTGGGAAGATAATAACTGGTGA